The proteins below are encoded in one region of Garra rufa chromosome 12, GarRuf1.0, whole genome shotgun sequence:
- the brdt gene encoding bromodomain testis-specific protein — translation MSVVKPPLNFTMNGNPPPPEFKNPKKPGRLTNQLQYLEKVVIKSLWRHQFSWPFRQPVDAVRLGLPDYYTIIKNPMDLSTIRKRLDNNYYWKAMECIEDVNKMFTNCYVYNRPGDDIVLMAQALEKLFLEKVAKMPEEEFEISALTTKAPVKGGRKPTAVIKRPPSPVSEVVFQQTVTVIPPDALHTIPSAPMSAQLTAKLKNGVKRKADTTTPTASSITSCESSPCVTEPKVLKLFSRRGSGRPIKPPCKDLPESPPQHQVGRRTKLSERLKYCNAILKEMFAKKHSAYAWPFYKPVDAKALGLLDYHEIIHQPMDMSTIKKKMEGREYTDALQFAADMRLMFSNCYKYNPPGHEVVNMARKLQDVFEFRFSKMPDEPRNSTPASSQNKVRKEREHSPSSSESSDSESSSQSENSSDTEEDEEERAQRLANLEEQLKAVREQLQLLTQTPLLKPKKREKSKKKRKKEKESSKRKGEEMKKPAKIQKRSNSKSSGRKESRAYDSEEEMNTLPMSYEEKRQLSLDINKLPGDKLGKVVNIIKAREPLLRDTDPEEIEIDFETLKPSTLRALECYVVACLKKKPKESDKKKLEKKSKIKEVDKDMHHTNGESNNKKAKIEAEGEPKDMSRPSRLSDSSSSSSSSDSSSSDSSSSDSCDSDSEQKAKRKQSKAPGHANKIKNKASRQAVAEVKDSSASVVTCQSRPEADSKDLFASQQAKHPAEDTMMAIPALHSRLPPQPSRPSGKAAPLPRKSGTAPLPLSLPPDQAVNPLCNTSSTSPSPCKDETSTPPKCSHLSISPHISTSLRSDPLFPRSPSLGPLDPQVSQVGPPSPTAAEKPPHKSEQEGVPPLLSPLTSPPAAMPVTGCQPTSSSEFEQCRLLSPLHESPLTNMRDEQSCSKTLEEPSSQLLKMHGAKHDGSELCKPIQDAKSNLPKKDIVLKHADSWTSLGKMATQTPCPIKSSKESFQQFRKVAMEKEERERARKLQMEAGREKSSTDKSGLTQQLQKTKLDCPPLKPEVESAELPLMAAILDPPKALEPCSLPQSSVDREREMARKREQERRRREAMSGVIDMTMQSDIMATFEKNLD, via the exons ATGTCTGTTGTGAAACCCCCACTGAACTTCACCATGAATGGGAATCCTCCTCCCCCCGAGTTCAAGAACCCCAAAAAGCCTGGGCGCCTCACCAATCAGTTGCAGTATCTAGAAAAAGTGGTGATTAAGTCCCTGTGGAGACATCAATTCTCCTGGCCCTTCAGACAGCCTGTGGATGCAGTCAGACTCGGTTTGCCA GATTATTATACAATCATCAAGAACCCTATGGATTTGAGCACCATTAGAAAGCGTCTTGATAACAATTATTACTGGAAGGCAATGGAGTGTATAGAAGACGTCAACAAAATGTTCACAAACTGTTACGTGTACAATCGG CCAGGAGATGACATTGTTCTGATGGCTCAAGCCCTTGAGAAGCTTTTTTTGGAGAAGGTGGCAAAGATGCCTGAGGAGGAGTTTGAGATCTCTGCTCTGACAACTAAAGCTCCTGTGAAAGGAGGAAGGAAGCCAACAGCAG TGATAAAGAGGCCACCATCTCCTGTGTCTGAGGTGGTTTTCCAACAAACAGTGACCGTCATCCCTCCGGATGCCCTCCACACAATTCCCTCCGCTCCCATGTCTGCACAACTCACAGCCAAA TTGAAAAATGGTGTGAAAAGAAAAGCAGACACTACAACCCCTACTGCCTCTTCCATTACCAGCTGTGAGTCGTCCCCTTGTGTAACAGAACCAAAAGTCCTTAAATTATTCTCCAGGCGAGGCAGCGGCCGACCCATCAAACCTCCTTGTAAAGACCTTCCTGAGTCACCACCACAGCATCAGGTGGGCAGAAGGACCAAACTCTCAGAGAGACTTAAATACTGCAATGCCATCTTGAAAGAGATGTTTGCCAAAAAGCATTCTGCTTACGCCTGGCCCTTTTATAAGCCTGTGGATGCTAAGGCACTGGGCCTTCTTGATTATCATGAAATCATTCACCAACCGATGGATATGAGTACCATCAAA AAAAAAATGGAAGGTCGTGAGTACACGGATGCATTGCAATTCGCTGCTGATATGCGGCTCATGTTCTCAAACTGCTACAAATACAATCCACCCGGCCATGAGGTAGTGAATATGGCAAGGAAACTCCAG GATGTTTTTGAGTTTCGCTTCTCCAAGATGCCTGACGAGCCGAGGAATTCAACCCCAGCCTCTAGTCAGAACAAAGTAAGGAAGGAGAGAGAGCACAGTCCGTCCAGCTCTGAGAGCAGTGACAGCGAATCATCGTCTCAATCCGAAAACTCCTCAGACACAGAAGAGGATGAAGAGGAGAGAGCTCAGAGGCTCGCCAACCTGGAGGAACAG CTGAAAGCAGTACGAGAGCAGCTGCAGTTACTCACCCAAACACCTCTCTTGAAACCAAAGAAAAGGGAAAAGTccaagaagaagaggaagaaagaGAAAGAGTCCAGTAAGCGAAAAGGTGAAGAAATGAAGAAACCGGCAAAAATACAAAAGAGGTCCAACAGCAAGTCATCAGG GCGGAAAGAGAGCAGAGCGTATGACTCTGAGGAAGAGATGAATACTTTACCCATGTCTTATGAGGAGAAAAGGCAGCTGAGTCTAGACATTAACAAGCTTCCTGGAGACAAGCTTGGCAAAGTAGTGAACATCATTAAGGCACGAGAACCCTTACTCAGAGACACAGACCCTGAGGAGATCGAGATTGACTTTGAGACTCTCAAACCTTCAACTCTTCGAGCTCTTGAGTGTTATGTTGTCGCTTGCCTCAAAAAGAAACCGAAAGAAAGTGACA aaaagaaGCTCGAGAAGAAGTCTAAAATCAAGGAAGTGGATAAAGATATGCATCACACAAATGGAGAATCAAACAATAAAAAGGCCAAAA TTGAAGCGGAAGGGGAGCCTAAAGACATGAGCCGTCCGTCTCGTCTGAgtgacagcagcagcagctcatCCAGCTCTGACAGCAGTAGTAGTGACTCTAGCTCCTCTGATAGCTGTGACTCTGATTCAG AACAGAAAGCTAAGAGGAAGCAAAGCAAAGCCCCTGGCCATGCcaacaaaattaaaaacaag GCATCGCGGCAGGCCGTTGCTGAGGTAAAGGACTCTTCTGCCTCAGTTGTGACGTGCCAGTCTCGCCCAGAGGCAGACTCCAAAGACCTGTTTGCGTCACAACAAGCAAAGCATCCTGCTGAGGACACCATGATGGCAATCCCAG CGTTACACAGCCGGCTGCCTCCTCAGCCATCCAGACCTAGTGGCAAAGCTGCCCCACTACCTCGTAAATCCGGGACTGCCCCTTTACCTCTCAGCCTACCTCCAGACCAGGCCGTCAACCCTTTATGTAACACTTCTTCCACCTCCCCCTCCCCCTGTAAAGACGAAACATCCACCCCACCCAAATGTTCCCACTTGTCGATCTCCCCACATATATCCACCTCGCTCCGCTCCGATCCATTGTTTCCCCGTAGTCCCTCGCTTGGCCCTCTTGACCCACAGGTCTCTCAGGTTGGCCCCCCATCGCCTACTGCTGCAGAGAAGCCTCCGCATAAGTCTGAGCAGGAAG GCGTTCCTCCTCTTCTGTCACCACTGACCTCACCTCCTGCAGCCATGCCTGTCACAGGATGCCAGCCTACCTCCAGCTCTGAGTTTGAG CAATGTAGATTGTTGTCACCTCTGCATGAGAGTCCATTAACCAACATGAGGGATGAGCAGAGCTGCTCAAAGACGTTGGAAGAGCCCTCCAGTCAGCTGCTCAAAATGCACG GAGCCAAGCACGATGGCAGTGAACTATGCAAGCCCATTCAAGATGCCAAATCCAACCTGCCTAAAAAG GATATTGTCCTAAAGCATGCAGACTCCTGGACAAGCCTGGGTAAGATGGCTACTCAAACGCCTTGCCCAATCAAATCATCCAAGGAAAGTTTCCAGCAGTTTCGCAAAGTTGCCATGGAGAAAGAGGAACGAGAGAGAGCTCGTAAACTGCAGATGGAAGCTGGTCGAGAGAAGAGCAGCACAGACAAAAGCGG TCTGACACAGCAGCTTCAAAAAACAAAGTTGGACTGCCCGCCTTTAAAGCCAGAAGTGGAGTCAGCAGAGCTGCCTctgatggcggccatcttggatcCCCCTAAAGCCCTTGAGCCCTGCTCTCTTCCACAGAGCTCTGTAGACCGAGAACGAGAGATGGCCCGCAAGAGAGAGCAGGAGCGCCGCAGGAGAGAGGCT ATGTCTGGAGTCATTGACATGACCATGCAGAGTGACATAATGGCAACCTTTGAGAAGAACTTGGACtga